Proteins from one Physeter macrocephalus isolate SW-GA chromosome 16, ASM283717v5, whole genome shotgun sequence genomic window:
- the LOC102984070 gene encoding LOW QUALITY PROTEIN: macrophage metalloelastase (The sequence of the model RefSeq protein was modified relative to this genomic sequence to represent the inferred CDS: substituted 3 bases at 3 genomic stop codons) yields the protein MKFLLLILVLQVTASGAAALTNYSSSEENDVVSAQRYLVTFYSLEMETTPMTKMKVNRNFIEGKIQEMQQFLGLKVTGQLDTSTLDMMHRPRCXVPDIHNFRVMPGRPVXKNRFITYRISNYTPDMKPEDVDYAFQKDFQVWSDVTPLKFRKINAGKADIMIQFAFGAHGDFSSFDGRGRILAHAFGPGPGIGGDAHFDEAEIXTKSYKGTNLFLLAVHALGHSLRLGHSNDPRAIMFPTYRYTDYNTFHLSADDIYGFQSLCGRAFQERIRYNGRRQSMDPSYPQLITTYFPGIGPSITTVRHYYFFQGSNILEYDVLSHHITRRLKSNNKLCC from the exons ATGAAGTTTCTTTTATTGATACTGGTTCTGCAGGTCACTGCTTCTGGAGCCGCTGCCCTGACTAACTATTCAAGCTCTGAAGAAAATGATGTGGTATCTGCTCAG agataCTTGGTAACCTTTTATAGCCTCGAGATGGAAACAACTCcaatgacaaaaatgaaagtcAATAGGAACTTCATAGAAGGTAAAATCCAGGAAATGCAGCAGTTCTTGGGGTTAAAAGTGACTGGGCAACTGGACACATCTACTCTGGACATGATGCACAGACCTCGATGTTGAGTCCCCGATATTCATAATTTCAGAGTAATGCCAGGGAGGCCAGTCTAGAAGAACCGTTTTATCACCTACAG AATTAGCAATTACACTCCTGACATGAAGCCTGAGGATGTTGACTATGCTTTCCAGAAAGATTTTCAAGTATGGAGTGATGTGACCCCACTGAAATTCAGAAAGATTAATGCAGGCAAGGCTGACATCATGATACAATTTGCATTTGGAG cacATGGAGACTTCAGTTCTTTTGATGGCAGAGGGAGAATCTTAGCCCATGCTTTTGGACCTGGACCTGGTATTGGAGGAGATGCACATTTTGATGAGGCTGAAATCTAGACTAAAAGCTACAAAG GCACAAACTTGTTCCTACTTGCTGTTCACGCACTTGGCCATTCCTTGCGTCTTGGCCATTCCAACGATCCAAGGGCCATAATGTTCCCCACCTACAGATATACTGACTACAACACATTTCACCTCTCTGCTGATGACATATATGGCTTTCAGTCTCTCTGTG GAAGAGCCTTTCAGGAGAGAATAAG GTACAATGGGAGGAGACAATCCATGGACCCCAGTTATCCCCAATTGATTACCACATACTTCCCAGGAATTGGCCCTTCTATTACAACAGTAA gaCACTACTATTTCTTCCAAGGATCTAACATACTTGAATATGATGTCCTATCCCATCATATCACCAGAAGGCTGAAAAGTAATAACAAGCTATGTTGTTAG